ATAtcatccccattccccatcctcaCACAGGATGGGGgattatcacagaaaaaagcagtTTGATGAGCCCTGTGAGTAATCATCGATAATTACCTGAAGATAGGCTTTCAATACAGCACAGGGGCCAAGGGGCTACTGTGGTCCTCAGTGTATAATGAGGAAAGTAACCAAAGAGAAAGATGTTATTTTACACTCTATGTTTTTAATTGGCGTGACTACTGCTGGAGTAATTGTTACCAGTTAAAATGccataactgaaaataaaataagtaattgcACAGGCTTCAGGTAAGAGCCATAAAAATTAAACCAGAGAATATACTTCATAATGAAAAACTTTGGAAACTCAACTCTTACAGCTTATCAACAAGGACATCTGCTGAACAAGTAAACCCTCAATCACAATCCATAACAGTTTTATTCCCTGTATAACTGCTTAAGTGTTTCATCCTAGCAGACACAAGAATACCAAAATTCAATGGCTGAATGAAGATAGAGAAAGTCAAAACAGAAATAAGGCTCATATTTTAACAGGAAGGATCATTAAGTTACTCcatgaaaagaaattttgaagtCAAGATTAGGTGCTGGACTTACAGGAATTAGTACAGGAAAGTCCACAGCTGTGTTAAGCAGCAAACGTAATCGTACAGTATAACTGTTGCTTCTAGTCATGCGTTTTATGGATCTGGCTGACATTGCTTAGCACTGACACTGTACTTACCCAGTAGCTCTCAGGTAGACTTCGAGTGTAATTACCTAGCTTTAGCTTAGGAAAGCTGCAATTAGATAACAAAGTCTAGTCACGTAAAAAGAGAGTATTTATACAATACTTTCCTGATCTCCTAGCTGCTTAAGAAATGCATGCTGGGACATCACCACTCTTCCCTACTTTTAAGTACGGTAGGCACCAAGAGCTACAtgaacacaaaaccagaaattatttcaCAAGAAGGCTGGAGGACTCCATCCAGAAAGTGCCTATGGGGTTGAACAACTTCTGTTCAGCTAAAAATAGAAGTCAgagtctttttctttccattttggcATCACAGGCTACAAAATTCAAGGGGCTAAAGGGGGTCAATGAATAAGAGAATAAGAGTGACTCATGTTTCTATTTTTGGCAGAGCTTAAGTAGGTGCTGTCTTTAAGCACACATTGGCTATTTCTTTGCTAATTCATTCAAGCTCCTTGTGTGCCAGGGGAGCCTGCAGAGGCAGATGGCTAGAGAAAAAGCCATTTCAGTTCCTTCTCCCTTTAATCCAATAAGGAGCAAAGGCAGATTGGATAAGATTCACTGAGCAATGAGGGAGCCAGTGTTTTGCTAACTAACTTTAAGTTCTAcccttcactttttcttctgtggCTTCATAAAGCTTAAACAACAAATCAACAGGTGATAGCATCTGCATGTTAGTTATACGAAAACACAAAAGCTAAAGGAGTCCTGCTTCTAGTAAAATATGGAGGAAGAATAGATTTCTGCCTCAAGATACCAAGCCACCTAATGCAATCCATTGCACTTTCAAGAATTAAATAGGCCACTATGCAAGAGTTCTGTCTAGTTACCCAGGTAATGAGGGTATGCACAAGGTTTGTGGAGTATTATCAGAGTAAGAAAGGAATAGTAAATGCCGCTAGGCCAACTGGCAAATCTCGAGAATAAAGCAAGCCAGAGGTATGCTCCAGGCAACCATCACTCCACTGGTTAGGATTTAACTCTGAGAACAGCTCAAACCTCACAGACTAGTCTCCTCAGTCTAGTCTTTGATTGCAAAAGGATGCAAACATGTTAAATAAAGTTAGAGAGTAACTAGACCAAGCCCTATGCCATGCCACAGAAAAGTCCGTTGAAAAATCACATGCCATTATTCTCTCATTGTAGAGAGTAATTATGAAGATTCAAGTAGTTCCAATTTTGTTAGGGTGCTTCCTGTAACCTTAAGTCTGTATATTTGTAATAGGCTTCTAATGCACACTGAAACAACCTCCTAGATTAAACACAGTCATGTCGGAAAACTGAGGCCTCTCACGCTGCAAACCTTGGCATGAAAGGTAGGAAGAATAATTCTGAGACCTATTTGCTTCAAATAAAACCACACATACCAGCCAACAAGCAATGGAGAGTTATGAAACTTAGTGAATACCttccatttttaaagagaaaaatctgtatgATAAGGGGAtgcatgtatgtgtacatatatgggTTTCTTAATAGAGAAGCAGAAGAGTAATAGCTTAACTTGTAGTAGCAAGCTAATTCAGGAGGACAGTATAGGAGAACATGATTTGGAAAGATTAATGACAAGCCATAAATTCAAACCAAAAAATGACTCCTTGTGCACAGAATTTATTTAGCGTAGTATAGTTTAGACCGTCCAAGACAACTAAGCAAACTCTGCTACAAAAAGGATGGATTTGAGCAAAATGTCATCTACTGCTGTATGCTTGCCTTGAAACAAGAATGAATGGTTTACACAAGATAAATGCTGCAAGTGCAGCTGGCTTAAGTGGAGCAGCTCCAGGAGGAAGCAGAGCACTTTAGCCACAAAGGAATTAAAGTGTGCAGAGTCCTTTTCACAAAACCACTGCCTAGTTTCATTCATTCATTGGTGAGAGAAGTAGATGCAGTGAGCTCTTCTCTAATGGCAAGAGTTAGTCTCCTTGTTTTCTAGGTTTGGAATATGTGGACAATAGACCACCAAAGTGCAAGTCTTTCTGTGCTTAATGTATAGATTTTAGCAACAGCAGCCTTCATGTGTTTATGAAATTTCTAAACTGCTCCAATGACCTCTTCATTACAGGTGGCCTAGGACCACAGAaccatattttcagaaataattaccCTGCAATCTAGTCTTTGACACAGTTCCTATCATTGTTGTGAATCCTCCTGAACTCCAAGGGACACAGAGACACACAACTACTGATGCACAGAACAGAAAAGAGGCCAAGGGCAGGCAGCACACAATTCCAGACACTTAAACATTTATTTGGCACTTTAGTATATATTTCTTAAACATAAAAACCAACATTCAacagctgccagcacagaaaagaaaggcaacaCAAGTGTGCATATATGAATACACTCCAGTAGCACGGCACAAAGGTGAAGGCCATGCCAAAGCCAGGACATCCTGCAGAATTCTCTACTAGCTCAGCCTGCTCTGAGACCAGGCCCTTGCTAGGTCTTCACATCCAGGAGGAAAGGACAGGAATCCCACAGCCAAAAAATGAAATTCCAGTCCTGAAATGAATCCTGATGATCTCCTGGTAGACATGGTGGCATCTGAGTTTCTCCTTAGCATCCAAGTTAAGTTCTCTCCAGGTGTCTCCAGTAGCAAAGCTGAACTTCAGCAAGTTCTCCCTGATCATATACTTCACCTGAGTTAAGGGCATGAGAAAGACTCCTTTCTGAGAGGATATTTACTAGGGGCTTgatatattaatttcttttccttctgatatCTCCATCTGCAATTCTCACAGCCAGGACAAACCTCACGTGGGACATTCTCTGTGAATGTCATAGCAGGACATGCTCCTTGGGCACCACCCTGCTTCCTAACACGCACCAAGTCAGACATGCCACCCAGTGGTGAGTGCCTTGTCaatacaattattaaaaatctgaaacCATCAAAGCAgctaaaaccaaataaataactTCATGTTTCTATTCAGTTTTCCTGCTGGATTTCAGTAACCTATCACTtgagtttgtgtgtgtatgtatacatatgatCTGTATGCATACATGTATTTAGACACACACAGATAGATCTATGAATATAATACTATATGGAGAGCTCATAAGGTGTATGTGCattaaattttacaaattatCATACactcactgttttattttttgcttaagCTTAAAATGGCATGTTTGAATTTCTGTTTCAGGGCAAATACCCCCATCCTTCCAAAAAACCCCTCAGTTATTTCAGTTCCCCAAATCTCTGAAATTACTTCTTATGGCCTAGTTGGCTTTAGACTAATTCAGAACTTTTTCCACCTCATGGAATCTTCTGAAGAGAGAAGCcttctgaaacaaagaaatagGCTCTTGCCCATGGGGAGGAGGTGGACCTGAGCAGCACTGTGATACTTCTGCAGGGGAATAAAAAACTGGAGGTGCTTTCTTGAATTGAAACTTCCCTTTTTCATCTGCAAGTTGAAGGTATGTCCTGAAGTGTCTCACAGGCCTGGCTATGCATCCATTCAGGGCTGTGTTAGCTGGCAGAAATCAGGCACCTACGGAGATACAGACAACAATTGGGGAAGTTATAAGAAGCAATACAATACCCATCCTGAGGTACAGCTCTCTATTTTAGAATTAATCATCCCATCATCACTAAAtaaaggggagaggggaaaatgctGATGGTGTTGCTAGGACGGTTAAAGGAGTGCCTTAACACTCCACTAGCTCAGCTTCGGGACATGATGTGcaaacaacacaaaatacaaaagagaagaaaatccatgTTGCTCAGATAGgagaaaattaagtatttaaagtCAGGGAACCAATTTCAAAGGACAGGGATGGTAGCGTTCCTGGCTTTCTTCTCCTCTAATCATTTAGGACTATTCATTCAAAATGGGTACATGAACCCATCCAGGCAATGGGTCAGAGTTTCTGTTTCAGGGTCCTTACACCAAAGGGGATGGAATAATCTCCatgcagtgttaaaaaaaaaaaaaacaaaaaaacaccaaaccaaaaaacaaacccccaacaCCGCCCCCCCCACTTCTGAGGAGTCATTAACTAGAGCAAACAAACAATACTTCAAGGACCCTGCTCTGACATTCTAGTTTGCTTACTTTCAGTGAGAGCAGAATGAACTATCAGACCTCTATAAGACAGAACAGCTGCAAAACACAGGCACAAATGAGCAGCACATCAGCACATACAGACTGACAGCAGGGTTTAATACACATAGAGTACAAGCTTATTTCCAGGAGAAAAAGCATGTAACACTGCCATGCTGTGGCATTTGAGACTttaggaggaagaacagaagcaaatTAGTGGGATACATCACAATCTTCACTTTAGGCTTCCGTTTGAAGATTTAGttagattattttattattctaagAAGTCGCTCatttaattacagattttatttctctgttttctgagtACTACTCACAGCCCAGCTGTCTTCCCTCCATGTTCTTTGTTCAAGGCACATAATGTTATAGTGCCAAAACAATTTTGAGAACTTGAAGGGAAAGAGTCAAAGCAAGACCTCGAAACTTTCACTGCTGCTAAACAGTGTGTTGCCAGAAGGGCTTGGAAATGGGTGTGTAATGAAGCCAAAAAGGGCTGTCCATAATCTGGGTACTTTCAGCAATAAGTTTCTTCCTTTGTGTTACAAACCcaatgcagcatttttttttcctcaccactTAAACATTTGATCCTAGAACAGCtacaaaaatgaatttattttcaaggTGAGTGTTCTGAAAAAACGAAACTTGCTACAGGaccataggataattcaggttggaagggacttcaggaagTCACCTCATCCAACTTCCTACTCAAAGCAggtcagctatgaggtcagaccaggttactcaggtCTTATCctgtctggtcttgaaaacctccaaaggaTAGAGGCTATATAATTTCAGTTTCCACCACCTGTGAGGAGACAGTTATACAACAGTGGATTGTAAGCTTTTGCATTTTACTGCAGAGAAATAACATTAATTGGGATGTAAAATATCATAGAAGACTGTCTGAAACATGGCTTAATCAATTTGTAGGTTTCAATCACTACTAAGTTGGGACAAGTTAACTCCTCTCTTCCTTATTCCATTTGTTTGATGCTGGACCAACCTCCCCCCAACATTCTTAGTCATAGAATTAGACATTTAATCTGTGTTAAAGATGCCTTTGGGAGGCTCTTACCTTCATTCAGATGAACTCTGATGACTTCATCAGGATTTTTTCTGCAAGTTCTTTGGTTGTTCCTGAACCAAAAATGACTTTTTGTCTGATTAGAAGAATGTAACGGTGAAATCAAGCTTGGAGGCAGGAACTCAGGCAGCCACAGGCAAACATTAAAATGGCAGGATGTCGTAGGAGATAAATTGGCTTCAAGATCAATTTTTAAGGTGGAGTCTAATGACCCTCGAGAGATTGCTGAGATTTTGCCAAAAAACCTTTGAATAGCAAGCTATTTGGAAGGTACATTTTCCAATCAGAGCTTAAAAATCAGACAGGAAACTTTCACTAGGGACTGTCAGATATTCAGCTGAGTGCACAGCTGCTCAGCATTAGCAAATATAAGGAATACTTTATAGACTGTGTTAAGGTATCACACTACAAACTGTTTCCACCAGTGCTGAGCATGCATTAAAAGTCACCGCAGGTACCAGAATCTACTGCTGATTCTGAGCAGTTTGTTCAGTTTGTGAAAGCTGACTTTGTGAAAGCACTGATGAGAAAATCCCCAGAACCTTCTGGGTGAAAAAAGCTGAGGTGCTGGGGAAGATAGTGACCTCAGGAAGGCAAAAATAACTGGGAGCGTAGAACTGGCCCTCAGCAGGAGCTTTGGTGACTTCAAGAATTTGTTTTATAGGTCAGTacagttttaaaatttcagtgcttAGCTGTTGATCACTGGTTTGTTTAGACAATGACTTACATAGGCTTCATTATCTTCTCCACACCACTCAGTACAGAAATTTTGCACTCTCTGCATGGACACTGTGAGTCAAATTAGTTATACTTAAATTGACAGATGCAAAATTTGGTCTCTACACCTGCCTttgaaagagaataaatattGCCCACTGCAGACAGTATATCTGGCTCCATGACCAACGTAATACTCAAAGCAAGCTATACAGATAGTCAACATGACGCAAAGACAgacatatatctatatgtatgtgaaagagagagagagacaaatgcCAACACTGACTTAATTAAATGTGTCTCAATACCTCCTTCTGGAACTACATATGTATGGATTCTGGGGATCTAATTTCAAAAGCAGTATTTGCAGCTCCGGCTTCTTATGCCAAAGAGCTGACAGTGCAGCCATGTTTCTGGTACATGGAAGTCAAATATCTCAGTTCGCAAATCTTCTATTCAATTAAATATTATCAAATACatcttcagattaaaaaacaaaagaataaaaaggggAAACTACAAGTATATGATTCCTGCCCTTATATATGGACCCCGCTCTAAACAAGAAAAATTTCATTAGGAACAAATTAGGGGTGGAAACAGAGCCCAGAATTTAAGTACTGTCTGGTAATCGTTTTGTCTGAATACATAGTCTGTAATAGCTTTTCTTTGCATCCACTGGGGACTCCGATAATGAAACTGGAGCTTAAACACATTCCTTTATTTTTCGGAAAAGAAGTATTTCTATTCCTTCAATCCAGGAATTCTGATCCATACACCTCCGCACAAAAGCCCTCCCATATTTTTACTCCCGTCTACTGTACAGCTGCTGTGGAAACTCCTGAACAGAAAACAGTGAGCAAATATGTGCAACATAAAGCTGGACTGTTACTCCACCTGAAAGAAATGATAGGATTCactgtgttcctcgggctattCTACCAGTGGCCATGAATCTACTAAGAGAGAGATTAAATGGAAaaaactagaggagcaaaattaATTTGGCACACATTCTTGATAAACAGTACCACTGTTTGtgttattttgtctttctttgttCCTCCAGTACAAATTTTCatcactgcagctctgctggctctGCTTGTGTCAATGCAGAAGGTTCTTCCTTCCAATACATCTTTTGCTTTCCATCTCTTCTTATTTAGTACCTCAATTGTAGTATGATTTTTGGAATGAAAGGTGGTACGTAAAAGGTCATGCACTGCATAAAAGCCACATTGTAAGGCATCTGCACTGGTTCCAGATTCAATTGTACAAGTCACTTTTATTCTTACCATGCTGCCACAGAGGGAAACCCCACATATACAGCTTACCATGCTGGGGTGTATCTCTGAATGGTTCACAGTTACTGTTTGCCCTCCAACCACTGAGACTACAGCAATTGTTTTACAGGTGGGTCCACTGCATGACAAAGTCGATTCTGGGCTAAATGCTAACCCAGGCCACAGTCCAGACCATTTAACACAGCTAATCACATAATGGGTTTCAAATTAAGGACAGGAGATGTGAGATGAGGAATCCTAGTACTTGCGTTGATCACTCAGTCAACACATATCAGACTTGCAAGAACAAAGTCATCCAGCTAGTCCTCATTTTAATTTGAGCATATATAGTCCTTGACTCCTCTCAGGTTAAATAGTTCTCTTCTGGATGTCCCATTGAATATATGTAGCTAACCAATCTTTTCACAGATGGTTTAATACAGCTGCACAGAGAGTTATGAAGGCAATAAAACACAGTGGAATACCGTATTGAGAACAAAGCTATAAGAGGATATTGGTAATTGTTATTACTTAATATTTGCTGATTAAAACCTTCATGGCCTAGTTGACAGAGCTAGATcgccaaaaagaaaaagaacagaaacgtCTTAGaataagagacaacaaaatctGTCAGAAGAGTTAAAAACAGACAAGATGCACATCCAAGCCAATGAATAGTTATTGACAAAGCACTGTTCGCATGCATGTTAGCAGTCACAGAGATCAAATCTTAGCCTTTGTAAGTAACCAACCTGTTGCTGCCCTTCACTTcatccagctccttctgcagtctggcactcttctcctcttcctcctgaagCTTCCTCTTTACCACACGGAGCTCCTGCTGGGCTTCACACTTAATATCATTGGCTACAACCACTGCAGTCTGCAGATCAGCTTGAAAACGCCTCCACTCTTCTGTATCTTCCTAGAAAGAGCAATTAGAACCCCAAACTGTTTGCTGTACAATGCACCTACTTGAGCTGAGCACTTAATTATTGATCTCTCTTTCAGTGATTACAAGCGACCAGGATTTTGCCACAATTTCAAAATGATGCCGAGGTCAGACTAAATTCTTGCCTCTTTACACAGTACCGACGAGATCGCCAGAGAAGAAGTTGATGTTAAGCTCTCCACTCCAATACAAAAAGTACAATTAAAGTTCTTCCTATAGCTATTGATTATTCAGACTTGCGATACTACTACAAGCACTGTTGCTGGAAAGAGCTCATTGCTACTGATGATTCAAGATGAAGGAATGGCTGTTCCAAAGTAGAAGTTCATAGGTAGAAAAAGCAAAAGCGATTTTTAAAGGATGTATTATATTTTTCCTTCACAGGCAAAGAAACAGCTAGAAATGAGTGAAGAGAACGGAGAAGGAAAGGATGTAGAAACAACTTTCTACAATTGTTATAGAAAAATACAATGCTTCTCTTAAATCCAGTATTGCAATAAAAGCTTAGCTTAGCTTTGTCATGGAGTCTAAGCCTTACCTTCATTTGCTTAGTCAGAGCCTTCAGCTGCCTCTCTGTATCTTGTTTTTGTGCTTCTAGCTTCATTGCTTTACCTAGGaacagtaaaaaagagaaaagcttatTAAACATATAAGGGCAAGGGTGAAAAGTGAAAAtgggagggcagagcagcctATTTGGTTTTGCCTCTAGTAATGCCACTAAGACTAAACTGAAATTAAGGTACTCTGTCAATGATCAGGAATGGAATCAACAGTATATTTGTTACTCAATCATCTCTGAAACAGGTCATTATTTTGAGGCATTAAACCAGACTTTTAAATTCACACGTGCAGGATCACTTACTCGGCACAGACACCCCTGGAGCACTCGATGCAGCACTGGCAAGCGAAACGTGCCGCTCATTCCACCAGGTGGCAGCTCCCCTTCCACAACGCGACAGCAACCCCGACTTTACAGCTCTTACTAGAGCTTCTCCCTAAAAGCTCTTTAAAAGGCCAATCATTCCAGTTTCTAGAAGGCGCAATACATCCTTCGCTGAAGAATGAGGCTTGGAGACTGTCTCTAATATTATTTCTATAGCACTAACTGTTACAATAGTGACTTTTGTGCACGAACAGAAAGATTGGACAAAATTGGAATATTTCTAAAGTGAGGCTGTTGTCACACATATCAAGACATGCCTCCTCCTCCCTGTTGCAGCCATAACCGAACCTCCAGAATAAGTTCACTTAAATCCTTTTTTCAGCTCCACCTACTTTCTAGGTCACTGATGAGCTGGTTATTGTGAAGTTTTATAGCACGATGCTGTTCCACCTGGTCCTCCAACTCAAAAATGGtctctttcaggttttttatatctgcttcattttctgatgttttttcctgcagcttctgGCTGGTTCTGCTCAGTTGCTCAGCCTGCCGGTCACACACCTCCTTCAGCTGACCACACTCATTCTCAGCCTGGAATGGAGGAAAGAAAGCTGCaagtctgtctttatttcttaacagATATCACTCATTAGAGATTTTACTGGGTATCTCATGGACTTAAGAATTGTGTTCTAAGCATTGTAAACCTGAAACCTGAATCCTGAATTTCAATGCTAATGAGACAGTTTCAGGAAATATAGATGAGCTATGAATGTCAGTTTTCTTTCCCAGTCATAAAGGTAATAAAACAAGATgctagaaaggaaattaaattttctaTATGATGACCATAATTCCAAACCAATCTCTGCAGGTAATGAACAGAGAGGAATGATATTGCTGGAAAGCTCCACATCTGTTCATGTATTACATTATGAAAGCAATATCACTGCCTTAGGGCCAAGATGACGATCAGTTTGTCCACATTAACAATTTTACTGCTTTTACCATGTGCATTTTCAATGGATTGTGAAAACATACGTAGTAGAGCTAGCTCCTGCAGATAAGTATATTTTCTGGATATAGGACATCTGGAATTACTGAAGAGGGAATCTGCTGCACTTCAGTTTGTTGGCTCAGGCCCACAGATCTATGCTTCCAGGTTTGGGGGAGATCTCAGAGTACGAACAAGTTATGGAAAAGCAAGGTGTAGGCTGCCAATTCAGTGAGTAGCACTGGCACAGCCTGACTGAAGGGCAGCCTTACAGAAGCCTGTGGTCTTGTTTGGGTGTCACAAATAGCCAATGATTCAAAACAGCTTAATTTGAGGGAAAGGAGgagtaaaaagaaggaaatcttTTCTGTGGTTTCAAAACCAAGCAATAAAAGTTTGGTACAGAGTCTGAGCACTCAGcagtttttcatttattcttcatAAACTGCAGCTCTAGCAAGCACTTGGGAGCTTCCTCTACTAACTCCATTTGCTGTGGTCACCTATTTAAGCTGAAAGGACATCTGGATTTTCTAAATCACTCAAATCATGGAGGTACTTTTTGGCAATGCTCTCTTCCTCTGCAACTAGCCAATTTTACCGTGCTTCTCATGATCCCTTCCCCATACAGGAAAGGCTGCACACACTGACTATCACTCTTTCTGCAGTGGTAGGACATAATCACTGGCTTGTGCTTTATTAACACTTGTTCTACGATGCCTCACATTTCAGGTCTCTTCTCAACATCCAGGATCACACAGAAAATAGAAACAGTAATTGACTTAAGCTTGCTTGGAGACTACCAAATAAGGCAGAGAAAAATTGttctaaaataaatctttttttgcCAGTACTTTACCTATTGCAAAACAGAATACTTCAGTTTTGTAAAAATATGTTAGCTTTATGAAAAGAATCTCATCTGGAGCTTGACCGTGCATCATTAGTCATGTTGCTGTAAATGCCAGCTTCTCTGAGCATTAGCTCATGTCCTTGTGTTCTCATGACCAATGACACCTATAGTGCACTACTAATTAATCATGATTAATTATTCATAATTTAATATTCACTGCTAACTACTCATGCCCTTCTCTATCTGGATTACCAAGTGATTTTCACTAATATTTGTTCACATAATATCGAAGTAATTTTTTATTGACCTGTTCTCTTGCTCCAATTTTGATAAACACAATTCTATTTACCAAAACAGTAAATTCTGCAGAAGATATTAGGGGAAATTAGTTTTGATTTTATAAACACAACTATGCTCACGGTTATTCCTGGGAAAATATGCatacagcagcagaaacagagaCAATATCATAGGACCCCAGCTTCCATTCAAAACTAATTAATGCAATTTAAATCTTGGAAACTTATAATCAATGGCTCAATAACAATCTAAAGACCAACAATTATCTATTTATGGAAGGACAGATAAACAACCATTATATTTTACAGCTGTTACTGCGTTACCTTAGAAAGCAGGCCCTGAATGTGCTTCAGTTCACTGTTTGCCTTCAGCAGCTCCTGTTTAAGCTCAGTGCAAGATGCTTCTAACTGATCCTTTTCTGCATGGGCTACTTTCAGCATCTCTTGCACCTCAGAGCTGTCAGTAGTACATCCCATCGCATTGATTTCTGCGGCCTTTTGTTTCTCACTCTCTAACTGAGTTTTGAGAGAGCCATTCTCAATTTTTAGACCTTCTAAGGCAATTTTACAGTCCTCCAGAGTTTTTGTCACTGTGCTATTGCTCTGCTGTTCCACTTCTAGAAGTTTAAGcagcttctcattttcttctctcagGCTTTTAATCACCTGCTGGGCATCTTGATGTTCCCTTTCTAAGCTTCGTAGGCTGCTGGTTAACTGTTGCTGAATGTTGAGCAATTTCTCTCTTTCAAATTGTGCTTTTTCAAGAACTTCTGCACATTTCTGTTCCAGTTCAAGGACCTTCCCCTCCTGAGCTCTGCTTTCTTCATTCTTGGATCGCTCTTGGAGGAGAGTcattagcttttcattttcttggttCAGCTGTTCTGCTCTGTCTCTATGTTGATGAAAGGAAGTCTCCAGGAGAGCTTTCTCTTCCACCagcttctcattttctgctgtCAGCTCCTGCACCATTTGCTGTTGATCCGACAGCTCCTGCAAAGTGGCTTgtaattcttctgctgtgctgtggTGATTCTCCTCCATTTTTTGTATTCTCTCTGTAAGAGATGCAACAGAAAGGTCACTAATATTGTTTGGAGAACTTCCTGTAGTGGAGCATTTGGAACCTTTGAAATGGTTGCTGTTGGAGGATGTTGGCCTGGAAGGTACATCTGCTATATGTTCAAAATCAGATGCATCAGGTGACAAGGAAGCTTTAGTTACATCACTGCTGGAAGAACCTGAATTGCGCAGTGCACCCCCATTCACATGCTGCCTGTGCTCATCCATTTCACCTCTCGACACATTTTTTGATGGGCTTTCAAAACTGGATTCTTGGGTAGTTGGGGTTGGGAGGCTGCTGTCACCTCCACTGCTTGTTGTTGTGTCTGAGAGAGGTGAGTTCTCCAGATAAAGcagtttctctttcaaaacacGATTTTCTTCTCCTAGGCTAGCAAGCTCTTTTTGAaaagtcctgtttttttcctgaagggtCCTTATTAATGGATCTATG
This is a stretch of genomic DNA from Calonectris borealis chromosome 19, bCalBor7.hap1.2, whole genome shotgun sequence. It encodes these proteins:
- the SPECC1 gene encoding cytospin-B isoform X4 gives rise to the protein MGNQPGRAEEHDQGTVSAARRTGIPAPREISSSVSRERAVLRGQTNTRKTQPSPTSSGTPTPTKHVRPTSKSKQENETGDKAVLESQVKELLAEAKTKDSEITKLRCELKKCKEKGSLNAEGMGASNQNLETVSPVDIDPLIRTLQEKNRTFQKELASLGEENRVLKEKLLYLENSPLSDTTTSSGGDSSLPTPTTQESSFESPSKNVSRGEMDEHRQHVNGGALRNSGSSSSDVTKASLSPDASDFEHIADVPSRPTSSNSNHFKGSKCSTTGSSPNNISDLSVASLTERIQKMEENHHSTAEELQATLQELSDQQQMVQELTAENEKLVEEKALLETSFHQHRDRAEQLNQENEKLMTLLQERSKNEESRAQEGKVLELEQKCAEVLEKAQFEREKLLNIQQQLTSSLRSLEREHQDAQQVIKSLREENEKLLKLLEVEQQSNSTVTKTLEDCKIALEGLKIENGSLKTQLESEKQKAAEINAMGCTTDSSEVQEMLKVAHAEKDQLEASCTELKQELLKANSELKHIQGLLSKAENECGQLKEVCDRQAEQLSRTSQKLQEKTSENEADIKNLKETIFELEDQVEQHRAIKLHNNQLISDLESKAMKLEAQKQDTERQLKALTKQMKEDTEEWRRFQADLQTAVVVANDIKCEAQQELRVVKRKLQEEEEKSARLQKELDEVKGSNRLTAEEVESLEADTTNRWQGVCISRASPTPSESAATVKSLIKSFDLGCSGSTGQNITVHKVPRSPLSGIPVRTAPAAAVSPMQRHSVYNNAKPASKGVARHTDLSDLPLADLLKGRNEDLKPDHYLRKSPSLESLSKPPMAFSSRMLTSTPSSLKPQSKLSVERKDPLAALAREYGGSKRNALLKWCQKKTEGYPNIDITNFSSSWSDGLAFCALLHTYLPAHIPYQELNSQDKKRNLLLAFQAAESVGIKPSLELSEMMYTDRPDWQSVMQYVAQIYKYFET
- the SPECC1 gene encoding cytospin-B isoform X1; the encoded protein is MKSTARPWSATAKQGSHGVDRGKLLSTSSTGMKTSKSSTSLAFESRLSKLKRASSDDMLTKPGVAAASGVSRLKKTITTGAISELAESRLKPSTGTVSAARRTGIPAPREISSSVSRERAVLRGQTNTRKTQPSPTSSGTPTPTKHVRPTSKSKQENETGDKAVLESQVKELLAEAKTKDSEITKLRCELKKCKEKGSLNAEGMGASNQNLETVSPVDIDPLIRTLQEKNRTFQKELASLGEENRVLKEKLLYLENSPLSDTTTSSGGDSSLPTPTTQESSFESPSKNVSRGEMDEHRQHVNGGALRNSGSSSSDVTKASLSPDASDFEHIADVPSRPTSSNSNHFKGSKCSTTGSSPNNISDLSVASLTERIQKMEENHHSTAEELQATLQELSDQQQMVQELTAENEKLVEEKALLETSFHQHRDRAEQLNQENEKLMTLLQERSKNEESRAQEGKVLELEQKCAEVLEKAQFEREKLLNIQQQLTSSLRSLEREHQDAQQVIKSLREENEKLLKLLEVEQQSNSTVTKTLEDCKIALEGLKIENGSLKTQLESEKQKAAEINAMGCTTDSSEVQEMLKVAHAEKDQLEASCTELKQELLKANSELKHIQGLLSKAENECGQLKEVCDRQAEQLSRTSQKLQEKTSENEADIKNLKETIFELEDQVEQHRAIKLHNNQLISDLESKAMKLEAQKQDTERQLKALTKQMKEDTEEWRRFQADLQTAVVVANDIKCEAQQELRVVKRKLQEEEEKSARLQKELDEVKGSNRLTAEEVESLEADTTNRWQGVCISRASPTPSESAATVKSLIKSFDLGCSGSTGQNITVHKVPRSPLSGIPVRTAPAAAVSPMQRHSVYNNAKPASKGVARHTDLSDLPLAGIHGTSLIHAVELERIGFCSTYLLKGRNEDLKPDHYLRKSPSLESLSKPPMAFSSRMLTSTPSSLKPQSKLSVERKDPLAALAREYGGSKRNALLKWCQKKTEGYPNIDITNFSSSWSDGLAFCALLHTYLPAHIPYQELNSQDKKRNLLLAFQAAESVGIKPSLELSEMMYTDRPDWQSVMQYVAQIYKYFET